In a single window of the Nodularia sp. LEGE 06071 genome:
- a CDS encoding HlyD family efflux transporter periplasmic adaptor subunit, with amino-acid sequence MLYTHSEKILPAVRTEDFLPPVSIWMSLAAVSLMGTVVSGVALASLVQYNVTVKTAATVRPAGEVRLVQPQTEGIVENILVQENQIVKEGDVIARLDSEELQIIKSQLQGNLQQNYLQLIQINAQIDSLDTQIMAEERVIKQTVFAAESDLARNQRDYQERQVATQNQLQAAQAELRRTQAELLTAHAVVAQAEKESARYEGLAKSGVVSFSQYEQKALFVDQTKSTLVAAKEGVQIAETKVRIAQSAIDPSQATVEIAENRIDQEAARGEATIATLKKEKQALTQRRVDMQNQLNQLQKELQQVQNKLQGTIIRATSDGIIFKLNLRNPGQVVRASEPVAEIVPQNAPLEIKAMIPTGDIQKVEVGQEVILRVDACPYPDYGTLKAVVSNISPDVMTIPGNSTGAAATAAASFFEATVQPETMTFGNGDRQCRIQSGMNTKADIISKQETALQFVLRRARLMTDL; translated from the coding sequence ATGCTCTATACTCATAGCGAAAAAATTCTTCCCGCAGTTAGAACTGAGGATTTTCTGCCTCCTGTTAGCATATGGATGTCTTTAGCGGCAGTAAGTCTGATGGGAACGGTTGTTTCTGGTGTGGCGCTGGCTTCATTGGTGCAGTATAACGTCACAGTGAAAACGGCGGCTACTGTTCGTCCTGCCGGAGAAGTTAGACTAGTACAGCCACAAACAGAAGGAATTGTGGAAAATATCTTAGTTCAAGAAAATCAGATTGTTAAAGAAGGAGATGTGATTGCTCGCCTTGATTCTGAGGAATTGCAAATTATCAAGAGTCAATTACAAGGAAATCTCCAACAAAACTATTTACAACTAATTCAAATCAATGCCCAAATTGACTCTTTAGATACTCAGATTATGGCTGAGGAAAGAGTCATAAAACAGACGGTTTTTGCTGCGGAATCTGATTTAGCACGTAATCAAAGAGATTATCAAGAACGACAAGTTGCGACTCAAAATCAATTACAAGCAGCACAAGCTGAATTGCGAAGAACACAAGCAGAATTACTAACAGCTCATGCTGTGGTAGCACAAGCCGAAAAGGAAAGCGCTCGCTACGAGGGATTAGCGAAAAGTGGCGTGGTTAGTTTCAGTCAGTATGAGCAAAAAGCGCTGTTTGTTGATCAAACAAAATCGACGCTGGTAGCCGCCAAAGAAGGTGTGCAGATTGCGGAAACTAAAGTCCGCATAGCCCAATCGGCGATCGATCCTTCTCAGGCGACTGTCGAAATTGCTGAAAACCGGATTGATCAAGAAGCTGCTAGGGGTGAAGCCACTATCGCTACTTTAAAAAAAGAAAAACAAGCTTTAACTCAACGGCGGGTTGATATGCAGAATCAACTCAACCAATTGCAAAAAGAACTTCAACAAGTGCAGAACAAACTGCAAGGTACTATTATTCGTGCTACCAGTGACGGGATTATTTTCAAGCTCAATTTACGCAACCCCGGACAAGTTGTGCGTGCTAGCGAACCTGTGGCAGAAATAGTTCCTCAAAATGCCCCTCTAGAGATTAAAGCGATGATTCCCACTGGAGATATTCAAAAAGTTGAGGTGGGTCAAGAGGTAATCTTACGGGTTGATGCTTGTCCATATCCTGATTATGGCACTCTCAAAGCTGTGGTTAGTAACATATCTCCAGATGTGATGACAATTCCCGGTAATAGCACGGGTGCTGCTGCTACTGCTGCTGCTAGTTTCTTTGAAGCTACTGTACAACCTGAAACGATGACATTTGGGAATGGCGATCGCCAATGTCGAATCCAATCAGGGATGAATACGAAAGCTGACATTATTTCTAAACAGGAGACAGCTTTGCAATTTGTCCT